Within the Streptomyces sp. NBC_00353 genome, the region GTGTGAGCCCGGCCGCAGTGCGGGTCCGGCCACCACGGTTCCTGGGAACGTGGTGGCCGGTAAGCGTTCACCGCACGAACGGAACAAGTCGTACAAACATGGCTGAAGAGTGCCAATTCACACTCTGCGCCGAAGAGGTGCGAAACAGGACTATCTTCCAGGTCGGGGACAGATGCACCCTTCGCGGACCCTCGCGTCGGTCCGATCGGAAGATGTGCCAGAGTTGCCACGTCCGGGCTTCGAGCACGTACCGTACGGCGAAACAAGCCGGACGCCGGGACACCGGGAAGGGGCAGCTGGGTTGACCACGCACGCACCGCAGGCGGCGCAGTCCGTGACGCTGCCCGCCTCGCTCGACGAGGCCGTGGCGGCGCTCGGCGCCATGCCTGCCGCCGTTCCTGTGGCCGGTGGCACGGACTTGATGTCGGCCGTCAACAAGGGGCTCCTGCGTCCCTCCGGACTGGTCGGCCTCGGCCGGATCAGCGAGCTCCGCGGCTGGCACTACCAGGACGGTCACGCCCTGCTCGGCACCGGACTCACCCACGCCCGCATGGGGCGGCCCGACTTCGCCGCCCTGATCCCCGCCCTGGCCGCGTCCGCGCGCGCCGCGGGCCCGCCCCAGATCCGTAACGCCGGGACGCTCGGCGGCAACATCGCCACCGCCGCCCCGACCGGCGACGCCCTGCCGGTGCTCGCCGCCCTGGAGGCCGAGCTCGTCATCGCGGGCCCCGGCGGCGCCCGCCGCGAGATCCCCGTCTCGCACCTGCTGGCCGGCCGCGAGATGCTCGAACCCGCGGAGCTGATCGGCTTCGTCCGCGTACCGCTGCTGCACGCCCCGCAGGTCTTCCTGAAGGCGACCGGCCGCACCGGCCCCGGACGCGCCACCGCATCCGTCGCGATCGTCCTCGACCCGGCCCGGCGCGGGGTGCGCTGCGCGGTCGGCGCCATAGCGCCGATGCCGCTGCGCCCGCTGGAGGCCGAGCGGTGGATCGCCTCGCTGATCGACTGGGACGGTGAACGGGGCCTGGCACCCGACGCGCTGGCCGCGTTCGGCGAGTACGTCGCAGCGGCGTGCATCCCGGACCAGGCACCGCCCGCCGACGGGGGCGAGGCGCCACCGCTGCCCCCCGCCGTACTGCATCTGCGGCGCACGGTCGCCGCGCTCGCCCGACGCGCGCTGGGGAGGGCACTGTCGTGAGCAACAGCAACGCCAACCACGAGGACCACAACGAGCAGCACGGGGGCTGGCAGCCGACCCCGCAGGGCGGCGAGTACGACTCCGAGGCGACCGCCTTCGTCCACCTGCCGCCGGAGGACCTGGCGAACGCACCGCTGGCTGCCCCCGGCCATGGCTACGTACCGCCGATGATCCTGCCGCTGACCCCTGCGGCCGGGCTCGACCCGGCGGCGACGGGCAGCTGGGTGGTCCAGACGCAGGGCCTGCCGGAGGGCGGCGCGGAGCAGCCCGCGCAGGGCACGGTGCACTGGCCGGATCCGAACCAGCAGCACGGCTACCCGCAGCACGAGCAGCAGGCCCCGGGCGAGCAGTACCCCCAGCACCAGCAGCACTCCCCGGGCGAGCAGTACCCGCAGCACGAGCAGCACTCCGCGGGGGAGCAGTACCCGCAGCACGAGCAGCACTCCCAGCACGAGCAGCACGGTGAGCAGTCGGCCGCGACGGGCCAGTGGGACTTCGCCGAGGCGACGGCCCCGGAGCCCCTCGGCCACACCGGCCAGTGGACGATCCCGGTGGCCGAGGGCGACCTCCCGGACGAGTCCGGCGAGTTCACGACCTCGGCGCTGGCCTCCCAGTGGTACGGGGACCGGACGCCGCCGGCCACGCTGCCGGGCGGCGCGCCCGCGCCGTGGGCGACGGAGCCGGAGCCGGCCCCCGAGGCACCCGAAACGGCTGTGGGGACGCCGGCGCACGGCGTGGACGTCACGCAGGCGCCTGACCCGGAGTCCACGCGCGTCCACGTGCAGCGCGACGCGGACGCCGAGCTGCCGACGGAGCCTGCCGCCGACCCGACGGCGGACCTCGTGCCGGGCCCGGCCCCGGACCTGGTCCCCGACCTCTCCCCGGACCTGGTCCCCGGTGTCGGGACCGACGCCGACATCCCCGCCGCCACGCTCGCTGCGGAGGAGGCCCCGGCCGACGTACCGCCCCTCGACCCGGCACCCCTCGACACGTCGAGCGAGCACCCCGCCGCCTCCTACGTCCTGCATGTGAACGGCGCCGACCGCCCGGTCACCGACGCCTGGATCGGCGAGTCGCTGCTGTACGTGCTGCGCGAGCGGCTCGGCCTCGCCGGTGCCAAGGACGGCTGCTCGCAGGGCGAGTGCGGTGCCTGCAACGTCCAGGTCGACGGTCGGCTCGTCGCCTCCTGCCTGGTCCCCGCGGCCACGGCTGCGGGCAGCGAGGTCCGTACGGTCGAGGGCCTGGCCGTCGACGGCGAGCCGTCCGACGTCCAGCGGGCCCTGGCCAACTGCGGCGCCGTCCAGTGCGGCTTCTGCATCCCCGGCATGGCCATGACCGTCCATGACCTGCTGGAGGGTAACCACGCCCCCAGCGAGCTGGAGACCCGCCAGGCGCTCTGCGGCAACCTCTGCCGCTGCTCCGGCTACCGCGGCGTGCTCGACGCCGTGAGCGAGGTCATCGCGGGCCGCGAGGCCAGTGCCGAAGCCGCCGCCGTGCCCGGCCCCACGTCCGCATCCGCGGAAGCGCACGCCGACGAGGCGCGCATCCCGCACCAGGCAGCCCCGGGTGCCGGTAGTGTCCAGCCACATCTGCAGGACGGAGGCATGGCGTGAGCAACGACGCAGCCACCGCGGCCAACGCGACCCGCACGACGCTCACCACCCCGCCGGTCGACAGCCCCGACACCGAGCCGCCCGTGTTCGGCCTCGGCGCCTCGCTGCCGCCGGCCGACGCACGTGCCAAGTCCGAGGGCACCTTCCCGTACGCGGCCGACCTCTGGGCCGAGGGACTGTTGTGGGCGGCGGTGCTGCGTTCCCCGCACCCGCACGCCCGAATCCTGTCCATCGACACCACCGCCGCCGCCGGGATGCCGGGCGTGCGTGCGGTCGTCACGCACGAGGACGTCCCCGGCGACGGCGCGTACGGCCGCCGTGTGGTCGACCGCCCGGTCTTCGCGTCCGAACTGGTCCGCCACCACGGCGAGCCGATCGCCGCGGTCGCCGCCGACCACCCCGACACGGCCCGCCTTGCCGCGGCGGCGGTCGTCGTCGAGTACGAGATCCTGGAACCGGTCACCGACCCGGAGAAGGCCTTCGAGGCCGAGCCCCTGCACCCCGACGGCAACCTGATCCGTCACATCCCGCTGCGCTACGGCGACCCGGACGTCGCGGGCGAGGTCATCGTCGAGGGCCTGTACCGCATCGGCCGCCAGGACCCGGCCCCGATCGGTGCCGAGGCCGGACTCGCCGTGCCCCGCCCGGACGGCGGCGTGGAGATCTACACCGCCTCCACCGACCCGCACACCGACCGCGACCTCGCCGCCGCCTGCTTCGGTCTGGAACCGGACCGGGTGAAGATCGTCGTCACCGGTGTCCCCGGCGCGACCGGCGACCGCGAGGACCCGGGCTTCCAGCTGCCGCTCGGCCTGCTCGCCCTGCGCACCGGCTGCCCGGTCAAACTGGCCGCCACCCGCGAGGAGTCGTTCCTCGGCCACGCCCACCGCCACCCGACGCTGCTCCGCTACCGCCACCACGCGGACGCGGAGGGCCGGCTGGTGAAGGTGGAGGCGCAGATCCTCCTCGACGCGGGCGCGTACGCCGACGCCTCGTCCGAGTCCCTGGCCGCCGCGGTGGCCTTCGCCTGCGGTCCGTACGTCGTTCCGCACGCCTTCATCGAGGGCTGGGCGGTCCGTACGAACAACCCGCCGTCCGGCCATGTGCGCGGCGAGGGCGCGATGCAGGTCTGCGCCGCGTACGAGGGCCAGATGGACAAACTGGCGGCGAAGCTGGGCATCGAACCGGCCGAACTCCGCCTGCGCAACTCCCTCTCGACCGGCGACATCCTGCCCACCGGCCAGACCGTGACGTGCCCCGCCCCGGTCGCCGAACTTCTGCGAGCGGTACGGGACTTCCCGCTCCCCACACTCCCGAAGGACTCTCCCGAGGACGACTGGCTGCTGCCCGGCGGCCCGGAGGGCGCGGGCGAGCCGGGCGCGGTGCGCCGCGGCGTCGGCTATGCACTGGGCATGGTCCACATGCTCGGCGCCGAGGGAGCGGACGAGGTCTCCACGGCCACGGTCAAGGTCCACGACGGCGTCGCCACGGTCATCTGCGCGGCGGTCGAAACCGGCCAGGGTTTCTCGACCCTGGCCCGCCAGGTGGTCCAGGAGACCCTGGGCATCGAGGAGGTCCACGTGGCCTCGATCGACACCGACCAGCCCCCGGCCGGCCCCGCCACGCACGGCCGCCACACCTGGGTCTCCGCCGGAGCCGTCGAACGGGCCGCGAAGATGGTCCGTACACAGCTCCTCCAACCGCTGGCCCACAAGTTCGGCATGTCCACGGAGCTGCTCCAGATCGCCAACGGCAAGATCACCTCGTACGACGGAGTGCTGTCCACGACGGTCACAGAAGCGATGGACGGCAAAGAGCTCTGGGCCACCGCCCAGTGCCGCCCCCACCCCACCGAGCCGCTCGACGAGTCCGGCCAGGGCGACGCGTTCGTCGGCCTCGCCTTCTGCGCGGTCCGCGCGGTAGTGGACGTCGACATCGAACTCGGCTCGATCCGCGTGGTGGAGATGGCCGTCGCCCAGGACGTCGGCCGGGTCCTCAACCCGTCCCAGCTGGCGACCCGTATCGAAGCCGGCATCACCCAGGGCATCGGCACGGCACTGACCGAAAACCTCCGCACGGCCCGCGGTCTGATCCGCCACCCCGACCTAACGGGTTACGCACTGCCGACATCGCTTGACGCGCCGGACATTCGCATCGTCAAACTCGTCGAGGAGCGCGACGTGGTGGCCCCCTTCGGCGCCAAGCCCGTCTCGGCGGTCCCGGTGGTGACGTCCCCGGCAGCGGTGGCCGCGGCAGTCCGCGCGGCGACGGGCCGCCCGATAAACCGCCTCCCGATCCGACCGCAGGCGGCTGTGGCAGCGGCCAACTCCTGACCGATTTGCGTTGCACATGCAACACGGAGATGCGCGCTGTCCTCGCTGCTGACTACAGTGATCCCCAAAGCTGAAGACAGCTGCATACGGGGGAGGTTGCTGTGCTGCCGAGTGACGCCGGAGGGTCGGCGGAAACACCGGGCGGGCCGTTCGGGTCCGTCGTCGGTTTCGCGCAGAACGCGGTCGGTGAACTGGTCACCGAGCTTTCGTCGTTCACGAAGTTCCGCGACCGGATCGACGAACTCCTGCGCGACCTCAAGGCATCGCCGGCCGGACCGAAGAAGGTGGGCGAAGAGCCCATGGTCCGCACCCAGTTCGGCGGCGGCCACAACGGCTGGGCCGAGGCGGCCGACCTGTTTCTCTCGTACCAGACGGTCATCACCCAGCTCGAATCGCTCTCGAAGCTGCTGTCGGACTCGATAGAGGGCATGGGCATCGCGGTGCTCGCGTCCCACAAGGGCTACGAGAACCTCGACGTGGACATCCGGCGCCGCATGCTCGCGATCAACGACAACGCGCAGGAGCACTACGGGGGTTCGTACGACCCGACGGTGCCGGCCAAGCAGCATGCCGACCAGCGGGCGGCGGCGAAGCCGACGCCCGGCGAGTCCACCGGGACCATCTGACCGATGCAGACGACGATCAGCGGCTTGGCACGGGCATAGACGGGGGCACGAGATGGACCACGGGGAAAGCGGCTCGGGTACGCCGTTCGAGAGCATGTCCCACGAGGAGATGCTGGCGTGGCTGGACCAGGCCAACAGCGGGGCGATACAGGGTGCGGCCGACCGACTGGTGAGCGCGGCCAAAGAGATCCGCAAGATCGCGGAAGACCTGAAGGTGCGCCCGCAGTGGGTCGAATGGAAGGGCGAGGGCGCCGACGCATTCCGCACATGGAGCGCGGACCTGGCCAACTCCACGCTGCGCCTGGGCGATTACAGCGAGGGCGCGTCGAAGTGGCTGACGCAGGCTTCGAACGCGGTCGCGTCGGCCCAGGCGGCGATCCCGCGCACCCAGGCGGGTGCACATGCCAACCTGGACGCGGCGTTGGCGGCGCGCAATGACCCGGATGCGTCGGCGGTTGCGCAGAAGTCGGCGGAGACGCTGATCGCAACCCAGGAGGCGAACCGCCAGGAGGCGGCTGCGCAGATGCGGAAGCTGGCGCAGACGTACTCGTTGTCTGCTTCGCAGATGGACGGACTGGAGAAGCCGGCGTTTCCGCCCCCGCCGCAGGCGATTGTGCCGAAGGACGAGGTCGGCCGTGGCCAGGACGAGTCTGTCGCGGGCGGTACCGGGAGCGGTGTCTCTTCCGATCGCACCGGATACACGTCGGTGACACAGGGACCGGGCGCGGATTCATCGGGCCGTGTGTCTGCACCCTCAGGAAACATGATCGGGTCCCAGCCTGCGGGAAGCACCCCCATCTCGAGGCCGGTAGACATGGGGATTGACGGAGTCGCCACGCTGCCGGACGCTCCGTCAGTTCCGTCCGTGACCCCGTCAGGTCTTCCGGGAGGAGGCAGGCCTGAAAGCGTCCTCCCTTCCACGGGAGTTCCCGTACCTCCCGCCTTCGGCGGCGGACCTGTGATGCCATCCGGTCCAAGTGGCGGGGGCAAGGCGACGGGGATCTCGCGTCCATCGATGCCGGGCACCGGGGTAGGTCCACTCGGTTCTGGTCCTATCGGTCGCCCCTCTGGAGGCGGCGGAATCACCGGGGGACGTGCAGTTCCCCAGACTTCAGGGCGCCCGGCGGGTGGAATTCCTCGTGGGACGGTGATCGGTGGCGAGGGAACACAGGGACGTGCGCCGATGGGCCGTGCCATGGGTGCAGGAGGCGTGGGTTCCGGCATCGGTCCTGGCCAAAGCGGGATGAGCGGCGGCCGTCGTCTCGCAGGCGAAACGGGCGGCATTGTAGGTGGTCGTTCTCAGCAGCCCGGCCGCACTGGCATGCGCCCATTCACACCTGGGGGGTCTGGCCTGGTGAGGGCCGCCAGGCCAGCCGAGGGCGCGCACGGTGTTGGTCCGGTGGGGAGGGGCGCACCGATGTCTCCGCACAGTTCTCGGACGGGGGATCCGCGTCGCGATGAGGGAGGCGAGCGACCGGATTACCTCACTGAAGACCAGGAGACCTGGCAGCAGGGTGCCAGACGTGTTGTGCCTCCGGTCATCGACTGATCAGCGAGAGAACGGCAGAGGAAGCAGATGAGTACCAGTAGTAGCAGTACGGAACTCTTTCGTCGTCGAGTCGTGGTCTCCGCGATGTTGGGGCTGCTACTTGCAGGCTCTGCTGTCGGGCCCGCGCATGCGGACTCCGTGCGCTCCAGACAGTGGCATCTCACCGCCATGAGGGCCGAGGAGATGTGGGAGACGAGCACGGGTGAGAACGTTACTGTTGCTGTTATTGACTCAGGCGTCGACTCTTCAAATCCGGATCTTCAAGGCCAGGTGCTCAAGGGTAAGGATCTGGCGCCGAATTCTCCTGGAGATGAACGCACCGATTACAACGGCCATGGCACTGGAATGGCCGGATTGATCGCCGGAACGGGGAAGTCTGGTGGAGGAGATGGTGCGTTCGGCCTCGCTCCTGGATCCAAGATTCTCCCCATTCGGATGAGGGACGATGCTGGTCGCGTCAATGGCGCTACCGGTGATGCAAACTTCAATAGAGACTTGCCCATTGCTATCCGCTTCGCGGTGGACCATGGGGCAAAGGTCATTAACATTTCTCTGGGGAATGGCACCGGATCGCGACAGGTCTCGGATGCCGTTAAATATGCGCTCGAAAATGGCTCGCTCATCTTTTCCGCCGTTGGAAATAGCGGCGATGAAGCCAATGCTGTTGAGTATCCGGCCGGTACGCCTGGCGTCGTGGGAGTGGGGGCGATCGGTGAGGACCTCCGCAAGGCTGGCTGGTCTCAGTACGGGCCACAGGTAGACCTCTCAGCGCCGGGCGTCAACATGATCCACGCCTGCGGCGGAGAGACTGGTGTGTGTAAAGGCAAGGGGACCAGCGACGCGACCGCCATCGCCTCCGCTTCTGCCGCGCTCATCTGGTCCAAGCACCCGGACTGGACGAACAATCAGGTCCTGCGCGTCATGCTCAACACGGCAGGCGGCCCGACCAGCGGCGCCGAGCGTACTGACTACATCGGCTACGGCGTCGTCCGCCCCCGCATCGCGCTGAAAACCCCCGGCGACCCCGGCCCGGCCGACGAGTACCCACTCCCCGATCTCGCGGCAGCCGAGAGCGCTCAGCCCTCAGCCAAGCCCTCCCAGGCGACCGGAAGTTCAGAGAGCGACGACAAGCCGGCCACCGCAGCCCCGGCATCCGGTACCGACAGCAACACTGGCCTCTGGATCGGCCTCGGTATCGGTGTCGCCGCTCTTATCGGCGCAGCGGTCACCGCCTTGGCCATCCGCTCCCGCCGCCGCAGGTCCGCCGCACTTGTGCCGCAGCCCTATGGGCCTCCGCACCCGTATCAGCAGCCTCCGTACCCGGCCTATGGACCCCCACCGGGTGCTCCTGGCTCCAATTCTCCGTATGGAGGCGCGCCCGGGCAAGGGCCGAACTTCTGAGGACGGGGATGGCGGCCAGGTGGTCGAGGCCACGGTCAAGTGGTCCGTTCTGACGGTGAAGTCGACGAGCGAGCCGAAGTACGCCCGGTGGTGAGTGGGGCAATGACACGGAAGAATGCTGATGTTCATGAGTGGTAGGCGTATCTGCAGAGGGCTCTCCCGCGCGGTTGTCGCAGCCGCCCTGCTGGCCGGTGCCGTCGGCTGCGGAGGGGATGAGGACGACCCCGCGAAGGCGGCCCGGGAGCAGTCTGTGGCCCCTGAGCGGCTCTGTGGAGGTGCCGCCGTGTCCGCCGGGGCGGGGAAGGCGCTGAAGGCCATCACCGGCTCGTCGCGGTTCGAGGCGTCCGCCGAGAAGTCCACGGTGGCCCACGCCGCAGAGGAGCTGGTCGGCATTGTCTCCGGCCGTATCCCCGAGCCCGTCGGCAACAAGGGCGACGTCTGCCGCATCTATACCCCGGTCGGGACGCCTGGCTACGAACTCCGTGTCACCTGGAGATTGTCCAACGAGGCCACGGGGGCGGACACCAAGCCACCCTCGGGGTTTACTCGGCTGGAGATCGGGGAGTGGGCGGCTGCCGCCCACGACGAGGCCTATGTCCGGTTCATCTGCCGGAGCCAGAAGCTGCCCGGGTCCGTGCAGAACCCTGCGTACGTCGAGATGAACGTCGAGCGGATGGGGATGCCGAAGGAGCCCGAGGGCGACGTCGAGGCACTGAAGAGGGCCTACGCGACCGTGGCGCACTCCGTGTCGCTGGCCATGGCGAAGCAGCTGGACTGCGAGGGGGACGGCGGACTCGAGGCGCAGCCGTCACTGGACCCCGCGTAACGCAGGGAGCACAAGGGACGGCCGAAATGGCGGCACCCCACCGGGGTGCCGCCATTTCGTTTCGCCTGGTCAGGCGCCAGAGGCCGCGACCGGAATCGAACCCGCGTAACTCGCTTTGCAGGCGAGTCCCTCAACCACTCGGGCACATGGCCGAGTGTGCGCGTCGCGCGATCAAGTCGCCGTGGTCGGCTGCTCGGCGGCACTGCGGGGCGCCGGAACTGTCGCCGTCACCGTGGACGGGGCGGGCGCAGTGAACGTCTCCGTGAACACCGGCTGCGCACGTGGCGGGGCAGGGGCGAACATCCAGCCGATGGACGGTCGGGTCAGTGGCCGAACCAGTCGGCGGACCGGCGGAGAGCCGAGCGTCATCGTCAGCAGGACCGCGCAAAGCACCAGACCGGCGATCTCGACGGGGGTATTCACCCGGGAGATCCAGCCCTGTTCCCGGAACGGCATGATGACCAACGGGTGCAGCAGATAGATGGTGAAGCCGCCCGCCCCCAACGCGGAGATCAGCGGCAGCCGCCGTCGGGGCATCAGCCTCAGCAGGCAGAGCACCAGGGCCGCGGCCGAGGCCAGCACCAGCAGCCGGATGACCCAGGCCCATTCGAGGCTCATCGGATCGGCGACGGAGTAGGGGTGGCGCATCGACAGCCAGTTGCCCTTGATGTCCCGGTGCCACAGCCAGCCGGCGACACAGGAGGCCAGAATGCCGGCGATCGCCACGGGCAGGCTCCAGCGGCTGGTGAACCAGGTGTGCAGATAGCCCTGGCCGATCCGCCAGCCGAGGTAGAACAACGGCATATAGACAAGGGTCCGACTGGCGGAGAAGGCCATCCCGAACTCGTCGATGTATCCCACCGCGAGGGCGACGCCGGTGGTGATCACCAGCGGGTGGCGCAGCTGCACCACCAGCGGCAGCAGCAGCCGCCAGAAGAAGAGGGACATCAGGAACCACAAGGTCCACGGCAGTTGGACGACATGCAGGGTGAACTCGGCGCCCAGCCAACGGCTCTCCAGCGAGAAGAGCAGACTGAACACCAGGGCGGGCAGCACGATGCTCTGCAGCAGGGAGCGCAGGGGGCGGGGACCGAGCGGACCCGGGCTGCTGAACACACCGGCCAACATGACGAAGGCCGGCACTCGGAAGGCCCAGCTTGCGATGTGGAAGGAGTGCAGCACGTCCTCCCGTTCCATGATGCTGCCCACGGTGTGCAGAACCACGATCAGTGTGGCGGAGACGAACCGAGTGTTGTCCCACCATGGATCCCTGGCCCGTTCGGCCCGCGCAGTCCCTTGGGGATTGCCGGTGACGGCGGCGGATCTCGGGAGTGGCTTGTCCATCGCGGCGAGGCTCCTGACAGCGGGCCGGCCGTGACATGGGCTGCCGCACTGGTGATCGAATCGGGTGGATGGGCACACTGTGCCCGACCGTCGCGAAGGAGCCGGTTGCCGCTTCAGGTTCATACGGTGAACCCCGCATGTACATCAGGGGCAAGGGGTGCCGAGAGCGTGACGATGCCTGCGCCGGAGTATGAGAGGGCCGTGTCGGTCCTGGGGCCCGCGCCCGGCTTACGCCCCCGCCACCGCTCCTGCCGGCTCCAACTCGCCTTACGGAGCCCCCGGCGCAAGGCCCGTACTCTTGAATTCGCAAACGGGACCTTGCGGACAAGGTGCGGTAAACTGCGGTCGCGCGGTGTACCGCGGATATCTAGCGTCAACTGCATGAGTGAGGATCTTGACCGAACGCGCCCTGTGTGGCGCCAGGTGGCGGCAGTGATCACTGCTCGCATCGCGGACGGCGCTTACCCGGTGGGCGGGAAGGTCCCCAGCGTGGTGGAGCTGTCGACGGAGTTCGGGATTGCGGCCTCGACGGCTCAGAAGGCGTTGACCCATCTGAAGGCCGAAGGGCTCATCCGTACCGAGGTCGGTCTCGGTTCGTTCGTTGCCGATGGGCCGTCGTAGCTCCGGTTGTGGCTTCGGGCCGACCCGGCCGCGGGGCGGGCCCTGGGCGGGAAATGAAGGTGGGGAAGCGGCCCCGAACGGGCCGCTTCCCCACCTTCAGCAGATCCGCGTGACTCCCGGACCGGAGACCGTGACCGGATTCGAACCGGTGTAACTCGAGTTGCAGTCGAGCCCCTGAACCACTCGGGCACACGGTCGTGCACTTCTTGCGTTTTCTGCGTGTCCTGCTGATGTGTCGACCGTAGGGGCGGTGGAGGCGGGCGCTCAAGGGTGCGGGGCGGGGTGCAATGCGACTGCCATACGCCGTTCATGGTCGGCGCCCCGTTCCGCGCCCCCGGTCCTACGACCAAGGGACCAGTGCGCGACCGACTCGCGCCAGGGGTCAA harbors:
- a CDS encoding FAD binding domain-containing protein; its protein translation is MTTHAPQAAQSVTLPASLDEAVAALGAMPAAVPVAGGTDLMSAVNKGLLRPSGLVGLGRISELRGWHYQDGHALLGTGLTHARMGRPDFAALIPALAASARAAGPPQIRNAGTLGGNIATAAPTGDALPVLAALEAELVIAGPGGARREIPVSHLLAGREMLEPAELIGFVRVPLLHAPQVFLKATGRTGPGRATASVAIVLDPARRGVRCAVGAIAPMPLRPLEAERWIASLIDWDGERGLAPDALAAFGEYVAAACIPDQAPPADGGEAPPLPPAVLHLRRTVAALARRALGRALS
- a CDS encoding 2Fe-2S iron-sulfur cluster-binding protein — encoded protein: MSNSNANHEDHNEQHGGWQPTPQGGEYDSEATAFVHLPPEDLANAPLAAPGHGYVPPMILPLTPAAGLDPAATGSWVVQTQGLPEGGAEQPAQGTVHWPDPNQQHGYPQHEQQAPGEQYPQHQQHSPGEQYPQHEQHSAGEQYPQHEQHSQHEQHGEQSAATGQWDFAEATAPEPLGHTGQWTIPVAEGDLPDESGEFTTSALASQWYGDRTPPATLPGGAPAPWATEPEPAPEAPETAVGTPAHGVDVTQAPDPESTRVHVQRDADAELPTEPAADPTADLVPGPAPDLVPDLSPDLVPGVGTDADIPAATLAAEEAPADVPPLDPAPLDTSSEHPAASYVLHVNGADRPVTDAWIGESLLYVLRERLGLAGAKDGCSQGECGACNVQVDGRLVASCLVPAATAAGSEVRTVEGLAVDGEPSDVQRALANCGAVQCGFCIPGMAMTVHDLLEGNHAPSELETRQALCGNLCRCSGYRGVLDAVSEVIAGREASAEAAAVPGPTSASAEAHADEARIPHQAAPGAGSVQPHLQDGGMA
- a CDS encoding xanthine dehydrogenase family protein molybdopterin-binding subunit, which codes for MSNDAATAANATRTTLTTPPVDSPDTEPPVFGLGASLPPADARAKSEGTFPYAADLWAEGLLWAAVLRSPHPHARILSIDTTAAAGMPGVRAVVTHEDVPGDGAYGRRVVDRPVFASELVRHHGEPIAAVAADHPDTARLAAAAVVVEYEILEPVTDPEKAFEAEPLHPDGNLIRHIPLRYGDPDVAGEVIVEGLYRIGRQDPAPIGAEAGLAVPRPDGGVEIYTASTDPHTDRDLAAACFGLEPDRVKIVVTGVPGATGDREDPGFQLPLGLLALRTGCPVKLAATREESFLGHAHRHPTLLRYRHHADAEGRLVKVEAQILLDAGAYADASSESLAAAVAFACGPYVVPHAFIEGWAVRTNNPPSGHVRGEGAMQVCAAYEGQMDKLAAKLGIEPAELRLRNSLSTGDILPTGQTVTCPAPVAELLRAVRDFPLPTLPKDSPEDDWLLPGGPEGAGEPGAVRRGVGYALGMVHMLGAEGADEVSTATVKVHDGVATVICAAVETGQGFSTLARQVVQETLGIEEVHVASIDTDQPPAGPATHGRHTWVSAGAVERAAKMVRTQLLQPLAHKFGMSTELLQIANGKITSYDGVLSTTVTEAMDGKELWATAQCRPHPTEPLDESGQGDAFVGLAFCAVRAVVDVDIELGSIRVVEMAVAQDVGRVLNPSQLATRIEAGITQGIGTALTENLRTARGLIRHPDLTGYALPTSLDAPDIRIVKLVEERDVVAPFGAKPVSAVPVVTSPAAVAAAVRAATGRPINRLPIRPQAAVAAANS
- the mycP gene encoding type VII secretion-associated serine protease mycosin, encoding MSTSSSSTELFRRRVVVSAMLGLLLAGSAVGPAHADSVRSRQWHLTAMRAEEMWETSTGENVTVAVIDSGVDSSNPDLQGQVLKGKDLAPNSPGDERTDYNGHGTGMAGLIAGTGKSGGGDGAFGLAPGSKILPIRMRDDAGRVNGATGDANFNRDLPIAIRFAVDHGAKVINISLGNGTGSRQVSDAVKYALENGSLIFSAVGNSGDEANAVEYPAGTPGVVGVGAIGEDLRKAGWSQYGPQVDLSAPGVNMIHACGGETGVCKGKGTSDATAIASASAALIWSKHPDWTNNQVLRVMLNTAGGPTSGAERTDYIGYGVVRPRIALKTPGDPGPADEYPLPDLAAAESAQPSAKPSQATGSSESDDKPATAAPASGTDSNTGLWIGLGIGVAALIGAAVTALAIRSRRRRSAALVPQPYGPPHPYQQPPYPAYGPPPGAPGSNSPYGGAPGQGPNF
- a CDS encoding acyltransferase family protein; the encoded protein is MDKPLPRSAAVTGNPQGTARAERARDPWWDNTRFVSATLIVVLHTVGSIMEREDVLHSFHIASWAFRVPAFVMLAGVFSSPGPLGPRPLRSLLQSIVLPALVFSLLFSLESRWLGAEFTLHVVQLPWTLWFLMSLFFWRLLLPLVVQLRHPLVITTGVALAVGYIDEFGMAFSASRTLVYMPLFYLGWRIGQGYLHTWFTSRWSLPVAIAGILASCVAGWLWHRDIKGNWLSMRHPYSVADPMSLEWAWVIRLLVLASAAALVLCLLRLMPRRRLPLISALGAGGFTIYLLHPLVIMPFREQGWISRVNTPVEIAGLVLCAVLLTMTLGSPPVRRLVRPLTRPSIGWMFAPAPPRAQPVFTETFTAPAPSTVTATVPAPRSAAEQPTTAT
- a CDS encoding GntR family transcriptional regulator; its protein translation is MSEDLDRTRPVWRQVAAVITARIADGAYPVGGKVPSVVELSTEFGIAASTAQKALTHLKAEGLIRTEVGLGSFVADGPS